In a single window of the Pseudomonas sp. B21-015 genome:
- a CDS encoding SbcC/MukB-like Walker B domain-containing protein, protein MKILAIRLKNLASLAGPFEIDFTAEPLASAGLFAITGPTGAGKSTLLDALCLALFGAVPRLNNTGRDAKVPDADGEIGTGDPRTLLRRGTGEGYAEVDFVGIDGRRYRARWEANRAREKAGGKLQASRQSLRDIDQDQLLASQKGEYKAQLEAALGLNFEQFTRAVLLAQSEFSAFLKADDNDRSELLEKLTDTALYTRLGRRAFDKTKEAREAHKLLQDQATGVTPLSPEARAELDERFNDAQQQLKVQQAQLKQLELQHTWLKELSRLQDAQQSATEQLHCAQQDWNNLAGERLKLTRLEQLAPQRHQFARKTELTAQLTPLAAQIQQHTQQQTGLTERQTQLEQSLSTAQTALTQAQSQHTASAPLLRQAFEEQSTLARLVKDATLSADLKQQAEQACTQGQGTIQGLLGQQKQVAERLQRIAGELEQSAHLAPLSDAWSAYRDRLQQLMLIGNRLNKGQAELAALEQSAARAAEELATQRQSLEVLYKEAGAEPEAVAEQIQILGSLLQDNRKQLRAFEELTRLWASQQELDKRGAELQQRQQVALQERDRLTREGGEAKAELAVAEQTLTVTRELLERQRLARSESVEQLREQLQDDQPCPVCGSAEHPYHQPEALLQSLGRHDENEQANAKKAVDLLNEKVIDLRAQYSGIIAQLKELKQQQEQLATQQQGLTPSLEAHPLSAQLLAQDASKRDAWLTQQSSQLNQSITQDEHRQTALLTLQQDAARLAQQLRSAEAANQQATQHLLNQQRELSSDRQRLDEELTAFSTLLPAETLEALRNEPAATFMQLDRQIAQRLEQLDQQRDELGEQQQRQQTLDKEQYQQQTRTQQLDTAQQQFTALAGQQQACQEKLTQLLGEHASAEQWQQQLDQAVEQARSAEATANQELQTVRTGLVQLAAELKAQQERAQALETEDRELSGKIADWRAQHPELDDGGLEDLLSVDDQQVSELRQQLQQSEKAIEQAKVLLQERDQRLLDHQAQHNGNLHAEQLATALAELQSLFAASEHRCAELRAEQAEDQRRQNANQALAQQIANAYAEYQRWARLNALIGSATGDTFRKIAQAYNLDLLVHHANVQLRQLVRRYRLKRGGSMLGLLVMDTEMGDELRSVHSLSGGETFLVSLALALGLASMASSTLKIESLFIDEGFGSLDPESLQLAMDALDGLQAQGRKVAVISHVQEMHERIPVQIQVHRQGNGLSTLEVK, encoded by the coding sequence ATGAAAATCCTCGCGATCCGCCTGAAAAACCTCGCCTCCCTGGCCGGGCCGTTTGAAATCGACTTCACCGCCGAGCCCTTGGCCAGTGCAGGCTTGTTTGCGATTACCGGGCCCACTGGCGCCGGTAAAAGCACCCTGCTCGACGCGCTGTGCCTGGCGCTGTTTGGCGCCGTGCCGCGCCTGAACAACACCGGCCGCGATGCCAAGGTCCCCGACGCCGATGGCGAAATCGGCACCGGCGACCCGCGCACCTTGCTGCGTCGTGGCACCGGTGAAGGCTATGCCGAAGTGGATTTCGTCGGCATCGACGGTCGCCGCTATCGCGCTCGCTGGGAGGCCAACCGCGCCAGGGAAAAGGCCGGCGGCAAGCTGCAAGCCAGTCGTCAGAGCCTGCGCGACATCGATCAGGATCAACTGCTGGCCAGCCAGAAAGGCGAATACAAAGCTCAGCTCGAAGCCGCGCTGGGCCTGAACTTCGAACAGTTCACCCGCGCCGTGTTGCTGGCCCAGAGTGAGTTCAGCGCCTTCCTCAAGGCGGACGACAACGACCGCAGCGAGCTGCTGGAAAAGCTCACCGACACGGCGCTGTACACCCGCCTCGGTCGCCGCGCCTTCGACAAGACCAAAGAAGCTCGCGAAGCCCATAAGCTGTTGCAGGATCAGGCCACCGGGGTCACGCCGCTTTCCCCCGAAGCTCGGGCCGAGCTTGATGAGCGTTTCAACGATGCCCAGCAGCAACTCAAGGTCCAGCAGGCACAGCTCAAACAGCTGGAGTTGCAACACACCTGGCTCAAGGAACTGAGCCGGTTGCAGGACGCGCAACAGAGCGCCACCGAGCAACTGCACTGCGCCCAACAAGATTGGAACAATCTGGCCGGCGAGCGCTTGAAGCTGACCCGCCTGGAACAATTGGCCCCACAACGGCATCAATTCGCACGCAAGACTGAACTCACCGCCCAGCTCACACCGCTGGCGGCGCAGATTCAGCAGCACACGCAACAGCAAACCGGGCTGACCGAACGACAGACTCAACTCGAACAGAGCCTGAGCACCGCCCAAACGGCGCTGACCCAAGCGCAAAGCCAACACACCGCCAGCGCGCCACTGCTGCGCCAGGCTTTCGAGGAGCAAAGCACCCTCGCCCGCCTGGTCAAGGATGCCACCCTCAGTGCCGACCTCAAGCAGCAGGCGGAACAGGCCTGCACTCAGGGTCAGGGCACGATTCAGGGTTTGCTCGGCCAGCAGAAACAGGTCGCCGAACGGTTGCAGCGGATTGCCGGTGAGCTTGAACAAAGTGCTCATCTGGCGCCGCTGAGCGATGCCTGGAGCGCCTACCGCGATCGCCTGCAACAACTGATGCTGATCGGCAATCGCCTGAACAAGGGTCAGGCCGAACTGGCCGCTCTGGAGCAAAGCGCCGCCCGCGCTGCCGAGGAACTGGCCACACAGCGCCAGAGCCTTGAAGTGCTGTACAAAGAGGCCGGCGCCGAGCCCGAGGCAGTGGCCGAGCAGATTCAGATTCTCGGCAGTTTGCTTCAGGACAACCGCAAGCAATTGCGGGCTTTTGAAGAGCTGACGCGACTGTGGGCCAGCCAGCAGGAACTGGACAAGCGTGGCGCCGAGCTGCAACAGCGGCAACAGGTAGCGCTGCAAGAACGAGATCGCTTAACCCGCGAAGGTGGCGAAGCAAAGGCTGAATTGGCAGTTGCCGAACAGACCCTGACCGTCACCCGCGAACTGCTGGAGCGTCAGCGACTTGCGCGCAGCGAAAGCGTTGAACAATTGCGCGAACAACTGCAGGACGATCAGCCCTGCCCTGTATGTGGCAGTGCCGAGCACCCTTACCACCAGCCAGAAGCACTACTGCAAAGCTTGGGTCGTCACGATGAAAACGAGCAGGCGAACGCCAAAAAAGCCGTCGATCTACTCAATGAAAAAGTCATCGATCTGCGAGCACAATACAGCGGAATAATCGCTCAACTGAAAGAGCTTAAACAGCAGCAAGAACAGCTCGCGACTCAGCAACAAGGCCTGACACCGAGCCTCGAAGCACACCCGCTGTCCGCTCAACTGCTGGCCCAGGACGCAAGCAAACGCGATGCCTGGCTGACCCAACAAAGCAGTCAGTTGAACCAGAGCATCACGCAAGACGAACACCGGCAAACCGCCCTGCTCACCCTGCAACAGGATGCCGCGCGCCTGGCGCAGCAACTGCGCAGCGCCGAAGCCGCGAACCAACAGGCGACACAACACCTGCTCAACCAGCAACGCGAGTTGAGCAGCGATCGCCAACGCCTGGACGAAGAACTGACGGCGTTCAGCACCCTGCTGCCAGCCGAGACGCTCGAAGCGTTGCGCAACGAACCCGCCGCGACCTTCATGCAGCTCGACCGGCAGATCGCCCAGCGCCTGGAACAACTCGACCAGCAGCGCGATGAACTCGGTGAACAGCAACAACGCCAGCAGACGCTGGACAAAGAACAGTACCAACAGCAGACCCGCACCCAGCAACTGGACACCGCACAACAGCAGTTCACCGCGCTGGCCGGACAGCAACAGGCTTGCCAGGAAAAACTGACTCAGCTGCTGGGCGAACACGCCAGCGCCGAACAGTGGCAGCAGCAACTGGATCAGGCCGTCGAGCAGGCGCGTAGTGCCGAAGCGACGGCCAACCAGGAACTGCAAACCGTGCGCACGGGGTTGGTGCAGCTGGCCGCCGAGCTCAAGGCACAGCAGGAACGTGCGCAGGCCCTGGAAACCGAAGACCGCGAGTTGAGCGGCAAGATCGCCGACTGGCGCGCGCAGCATCCAGAGCTGGACGACGGCGGACTGGAAGATCTATTGAGCGTCGATGATCAACAGGTCAGCGAACTACGCCAGCAGTTGCAGCAAAGCGAGAAAGCCATCGAGCAAGCCAAGGTGCTGTTGCAGGAGCGGGACCAGCGCTTGCTCGATCATCAGGCGCAGCACAACGGCAATCTGCACGCCGAACAACTGGCCACGGCGCTTGCCGAGCTGCAAAGCCTGTTCGCCGCCAGCGAACACCGCTGCGCCGAATTGCGCGCCGAACAAGCCGAGGATCAGCGTCGGCAGAACGCCAATCAGGCGTTGGCGCAGCAGATCGCCAATGCCTACGCCGAGTACCAGCGCTGGGCACGTTTGAATGCGCTGATCGGTTCGGCCACCGGCGACACCTTCCGCAAAATCGCCCAGGCCTACAACCTCGACCTGCTGGTGCATCACGCCAACGTTCAGTTGCGGCAACTGGTGCGGCGCTATCGCCTGAAACGTGGCGGTAGCATGCTCGGATTATTGGTGATGGACACCGAGATGGGCGACGAACTGCGCTCGGTGCATTCGCTGTCCGGCGGCGAAACGTTCCTGGTGTCACTAGCCCTGGCGCTCGGGTTGGCGTCGATGGCGTCGAGCACGCTGAAAATCGAATCGCTGTTCATCGACGAAGGCTTCGGCAGCCTCGATCCGGAATCCCTGCAATTGGCCATGGACGCCCTCGACGGCTTGCAGGCGCAAGGGCGCAAGGTCGCGGTGATTTCCCATGTGCAGGAAATGCATGAACGGATTCCGGTGCAGATTCAGGTCCACCGCCAAGGCAACGGCCTGAGTACGCTGGAGGTGAAATGA
- a CDS encoding glutathione S-transferase produces MNTLYSFRRCPYAMRARMALRYSGVEVNIVEVSLKAKPAEMLALSSKGTVPVLSVDGRVIDESLEIMRWALAQNDPQDWLLKDDPQGQQRSAALIEENDQVFKVHLNRYKYAERYPEQPMAFYRAEGEVFLRKLDELLEGRDYLLAGHPSLADIAVMPFVRQFAHVDREWFGQTPYVRLQAWLQRFLESELFTGVMAKQK; encoded by the coding sequence ATGAATACGCTGTATTCGTTCCGCCGTTGCCCTTATGCCATGCGCGCACGCATGGCCCTGCGCTATTCAGGGGTTGAGGTGAATATCGTCGAGGTCAGCCTCAAGGCCAAACCTGCCGAAATGCTCGCGCTGTCGAGCAAAGGCACAGTGCCGGTGTTGAGTGTGGATGGGCGGGTGATCGATGAGAGCCTGGAAATCATGCGCTGGGCGCTGGCGCAGAACGATCCGCAGGACTGGTTGCTCAAGGATGATCCGCAAGGACAGCAACGCAGCGCCGCACTGATCGAAGAGAACGATCAAGTGTTCAAGGTGCACCTGAATCGCTACAAGTACGCCGAGCGCTATCCCGAGCAGCCGATGGCGTTTTATCGCGCCGAGGGCGAGGTGTTCTTGCGCAAACTGGATGAATTGCTGGAGGGGCGCGACTACTTGCTGGCCGGGCACCCCAGCCTGGCAGATATCGCGGTGATGCCATTCGTGCGGCAATTCGCCCATGTGGATCGCGAGTGGTTCGGGCAGACGCCTTATGTGCGATTGCAGGCGTGGTTGCAGCGGTTTCTGGAGTCAGAGTTGTTTACCGGCGTGATGGCAAAACAAAAGTAA
- a CDS encoding lactonase family protein → MRNFWPLLIAGSVGAMGVQAAPVDSYELLVGSYTAGQSQGIYRLNFDSRTGQIDAKPLQVVKSANPSWLTVSKDQQRLFAVNENGPGQADPVGRVSSYAIDPKTHELSLINQVQTLGNEPTHSSVSGDASHLFVSNYSVAEDPGGTLAVLPVGADGTLKPVVQMSSHPSSRVNPERQMSAHVHSVVSSPDGHYVFSNDLGADKIFVYRFDPKANPELPLTAAKPASVQLPPGSGPRHLLFSADGKHAWLTMEMSAQVAVFDYKDGKLEQTQLVDLAAGLPTSGKAAAALHASADGKFLYVSNRGTANQLLVFAIDPATGHLKELQRRSVDGDHPREFSLDPSGKFVLIANQKSNQIVVVERDAKTGLLGKTVQKLPMDAPSDLKFLLRQ, encoded by the coding sequence ATGCGTAACTTCTGGCCACTGTTGATCGCCGGCAGCGTTGGCGCGATGGGCGTGCAGGCAGCGCCGGTCGACAGCTACGAGTTGCTGGTGGGGTCGTACACCGCCGGCCAGAGCCAGGGGATTTATCGCCTGAACTTCGACAGCCGCACCGGGCAGATCGACGCCAAACCCCTGCAAGTGGTGAAGAGCGCCAACCCATCCTGGCTGACCGTGTCCAAGGATCAACAGCGCCTGTTCGCGGTCAACGAAAACGGCCCCGGTCAGGCCGATCCGGTAGGGCGTGTCAGCAGCTATGCGATCGACCCCAAGACCCATGAGCTGAGCCTGATCAATCAGGTGCAAACCCTGGGCAACGAGCCGACGCATTCGAGCGTCAGCGGTGATGCCAGCCATTTGTTTGTCAGCAACTACTCGGTGGCTGAAGACCCGGGTGGCACCCTGGCGGTGTTACCGGTGGGCGCCGATGGCACGCTCAAACCGGTGGTGCAGATGAGCAGTCACCCGTCCAGCCGGGTCAACCCCGAGCGGCAGATGTCGGCGCACGTGCATTCGGTGGTTTCTTCGCCGGATGGCCACTACGTGTTTTCCAATGACCTGGGGGCGGACAAGATCTTCGTCTATCGCTTCGACCCCAAGGCCAATCCGGAGCTGCCGCTGACCGCCGCCAAACCTGCATCCGTCCAGTTGCCACCCGGCAGCGGGCCGCGACACTTGCTGTTCAGCGCCGATGGCAAACACGCCTGGCTGACCATGGAAATGAGTGCGCAGGTGGCGGTGTTCGACTATAAGGACGGCAAACTCGAGCAAACGCAGTTGGTCGATCTGGCGGCGGGTCTGCCGACATCGGGCAAGGCTGCGGCTGCGCTTCACGCCTCGGCCGACGGCAAGTTCCTTTACGTCAGCAACCGCGGCACCGCCAATCAGTTGCTGGTGTTCGCCATCGACCCGGCCACCGGCCACCTCAAGGAGCTTCAACGCCGCTCGGTGGACGGTGATCACCCGCGCGAGTTCAGCCTCGACCCCAGTGGCAAGTTCGTGCTGATTGCCAACCAGAAGAGCAACCAGATTGTCGTCGTCGAGCGCGATGCCAAGACCGGTCTGTTGGGCAAAACCGTGCAGAAACTGCCGATGGATGCCCCCAGCGATCTCAAGTTCCTGCTGCGTCAATAG
- a CDS encoding DUF5629 family protein, whose protein sequence is MTAVTNTLIEALEHCDMLEIDGLHAFEFSLDEDDNLHIECMDGRALKRWEFSVAQIAAATFDPGLKSWIITGDSGEHRLVPMEAFGGGDDEDETNEDA, encoded by the coding sequence ATGACTGCCGTAACCAACACCTTGATCGAAGCCCTTGAACACTGCGACATGTTGGAGATCGACGGGCTGCACGCCTTCGAATTTTCCCTCGATGAAGACGATAACCTGCACATCGAATGCATGGACGGTCGGGCGCTCAAGCGCTGGGAGTTCAGCGTGGCGCAGATCGCGGCGGCGACTTTCGATCCTGGCCTGAAGAGCTGGATCATCACCGGTGATTCCGGCGAGCACCGGCTGGTGCCCATGGAAGCGTTCGGCGGTGGTGACGACGAGGACGAAACGAATGAGGATGCGTAA